The Mangrovimonas cancribranchiae nucleotide sequence TCTCGCGAATTAAGTTAATAAAGAAAGCAAACATGGCGTAGTCTAAGATAATCTTAAAAAATGTTGATTGTGTATCTTGGTTTTGTGGTGTGATTTCTGGTAATAAATCAAAAACACCAACAATAATTAGGCTTAAAGCAACAAGTATAGAAATTAAAATATTACTCGCTAAAAGCACTTGTTTTAAATAGCTAGCATAAAAATATAGCGAAGCCGATACAAAAACAAAAAGGCCAAAAAAGACATCTTTTCCAATGGCTGTAGCAACATAGTAACCCAATAAAACACCAATAATATTACATGCAAAAAATAGGTTATAAGCAAGTTTTTCTGAGATGGATTTCCCAATTAAAACAGTATCTGGATTGTTTATTAAATCGGTATCTACATCGTAAATATCGTTAATAATATTTCCAGCTGCAGCAATACAAACTGATGCTAAAACCAGAATTGTAAAATGAAATCCGTTTAAGGCTGTGGCAACTCCAAATGGTTCTAAAAGGGCATATTTAACTAAAATTTGAGATAAGGCTATTAGTCCTAAATTTTTCCAACGGATAAGTTTTAAAATCGCCATAAGTTGTATTAATCGTATTTAGCATCAAAGTTACTATTCCATTTTTCCTGAACTTTTAAAACTTGCTCAATAACATCTCTTACAGCACCTTTACCACCATTTTTGTGAGAGACGTATTTAGAAATGCCTTTTATTTCTGGAACAGCATCTTGTGGGCAGCATGGTAAACCTATCAATTTCATAACCGGGTAATCGGGAACATCGTCTCCCATGTACAATACATTTTCGGCTTTAATATTGTAAATGTCTAAATATTCATCTAGCTGTTCAATTTTATTATGTGCGCCAAGATAAATATCGGTAACTCCTAAGCCACGTAAACGTTTACGAACCCCTTCGTTGGTGCCTCCAGAAATAATGCATACATTAAAACCTGCTTGTAGAGCTGTTTTTATAGCATAACCATCTTTAATATTCATAGTTCTTAGCATCTCGCCGTTTGTTGTAATGGTTATTGTGCCATCGGTAAGCACGCCATCAACATCAAAAATAAATGTGGTTATATGTTCTAGGTATTCTTTGTAACTTTTATCTTCCATGAGTGTGTTTTATTGAAGCTGTAAGCAGCTCGTATATGTCTTTATGTTTCGAGTTTTCTAATTGTTTTAAATGACGTTTTATTGTTTTTTTATCACGTCTCACGGCTGGTCCAGTTTGCGCCATGTAAGGCGAAACGGTTTGTACTTTTTTGGCCGTTTCCATAATTAAAGGTTTTAAGATATCGAAATCTATACTCTTAGCATCGCTTATTTCGTGAGCGATACGATACAATTGATTGGTGAAATTATTTACAAATACAGCCGAAAGGTGTAGCGTTTGGCGTTGTTCGGTATTAATTCTATACCATTTACTCCCAATGGCTTCTGTAATGGTTTTTAGGGTGTCAATATCTTGTTTATCTATAGTTTCTATACATATAGGCACCTGTTTAAAATCCATTTCAACGTTTTTAGAGAACGTTTGTAAAGGGTAAAATACGCCACGGCGTAATTTTTTGTCTAAATCATGAATACCAGCACTACCCGAAGTATGCACAACTAATCGGTTTTCAAACGGTAAGTTAGACGACACTTTTTTAATAGCATCGTCGCTAATAGCCATAATATAGATATCAGCTTCAGCCAATTGTTCTATATTATCAGTAATATTTACCTCATTTTTATACGTGCTAACTTTAGATAAATTGCGGTTATACCACTGCTTTACTTGCAATTGGTTACTCTGTGTGAAAGCTTTATATAAATGTGTAGCTACATTTCCGGCTCCTATAATGCAAATTGAAATCATGCCGCTAAAATACTGAAGTATCTTATGATTTAAAAGTATCTTTGTAAGTATGAAGAAAAAGGATATAAAAAATAGAGACGACATCAAGCTATTGGTTAGTAGTTTTTACGATAAAATAAGAGCACACGCTATATTAGCGCCTTTTTTTGAAAACGCAATAACCGATTGGGAAGCGCATATTGAAAAGCTAACTGATTTCTGGGAAGCTAGTTTGTTTTTAAAAACAAAGTTTTACGGTAATCCGTTACAAGCACATATAGAAGTAGATAGAAATAATAACCATAGTATTACACAAGAACATTTTGGTTTATGGCTAAATTTATGGATTAATACTATTGATACACTTTATAAAGGTGACTATGCCGAAAACGCTAAAAGCAAAGCAAGGAAAATGGCTAGTTTTATGTATATAAATATTTTCTCCGCGAGAAAATAGTTGCCATAATTTTGTAATTTTTAACATCTCAAGTTTATTTCTAAACACTTAAAGTAAACAAAAAGACTTACCTTTGCACGAGCTAAAAATAAGCCGCTTTATCATGCTAAAAAAACTTACCAAAACACTTTTCTCTACAAGACTTACTGCTGTTTTATTTATTGTATTTGCTGCAGCAATGGCCATAGGAACTTTTATGGATGCTGGAGAAGAAACATCGCCTACAGCATACTCAAGAAACATGATTTACAACACCTGGTGGTTTGAAACCATTATGGTCATGTTTGTTATCAATTTTATAGGAAATATTAAAAGATATAGGCTTTTACGAAAAGAAATGTGGGCTACTTTAATCCTACATTTATCTTTTATTTTAATTATAGTAGGAGCAGGCGTTACGCGATACATAGGTTTTGAAGGCATGATGGGAATTCGAGAAGGCGCTACCGAAAACACGTTCTTGTCAAGAGAAACTTACATTACAGCATACATAGATGGTGATTATGAAATAAATGGTGTTGCGCAGCGGTTACCTAGAGAATGGCCTGTTGATTTTTCATATAGATTAGAAAACGATTTTAAAGAAACAGCCGTTTATAATAACCAACCTGTTACTTTTGAATTAGAACGATTTATACAGGGAGCAGAACTAGATGTAGTACCTTCGGAAGACGGCGAAGAATACTTGAAAATAGTAGAGGCAGGTGGCGGAGCGCCTCATAATCATTTTCTGCAAAGCGGTAAGGAGCAACTTATACACAATGTTATTTTTACATTAAACAAGCCTATTGAAGGAGCCGTTAATATCACCAATCAAGATGGCAAGTTAAGTATAGAATCTCCTTTTGATGGCGAGTATATGACTATGGCTACCATGACAACAGGAACGTTAGTAAAAGACTCCATTCAGCCTCTCATATTACGTTCGCGGTACATTATTGGCGATATGCAAATGGTGTTTCCTAAGCCTGTGGTTAAAGGACAATTTGAAGCTGTTAAAAAATCTAGACTACTGAAAGGTGATGAAGACGGTGTAGTATTAAAAATCACCTCTGAAGGCGAAACAAAACAAGTTCACCTACTAGGCGGACAAGGCCATAGCAATCCTTTTGAACAAGTAAGCATTGCAGGGTTAGATATTGCTGTTAAATATGGCTCTAAAACAAGAGAGTTACCGTTTAGTATTAAGCTAAACGACTTTATTGCAGAGCGTTACCCTGGTACCGAAAACAGCTATTCTTCATTTGCAAGTGAAGTAACTGTATTAGACCAACAAGAAGGTGATTTTGACTATCGAATTTTTATGAATCATATTTTAGACCATCGTGGTTATCGCTTTTTTCAAGCTAGTTTCGACCCCGATGAAAAAGGCACAAGACTTTCTGTAAATCACGATTTTTGGGGAACTTGGATTACATATATAGGATACGCTTTGTTGTATTTAGGGCTGTTGGCTATTTTATTTGATAAGAATACACGTTTTGGAGAATTAAAACGATTGCTTAAAAAAGTTAAAAACAAAAAGAATGCTTTATCAGTAATAACCTTGTTGTTTTTTGCAACATCGTTTGCACAAACCGAGGCAACACAAACAAACCATATTCACAATCAGCCAACAAAAGCAGAAATAGATTCTATAATCCATGCCAATATCACACCTAAAGAACATGCCGATAAGTTCGCACATTTGGTGATACAAGATGCAGGAGGAAGAATGATGCCTGTAAATACATTTGCTTCTGAAATGCTTCGTAAATTAAGTAAACACAATACTTACAACGATTTGGATGCTAATCAGGTATTTTTATCTATTCACGAAAGTCCTATGTTATGGTACAATGTGCCCATAATTTATTTAAAGCCTAAAAAGTCAGATTCTTTAAAGCAGTTAATAGGCGTACCGAAAGAGCAAGATTATGTGTCTTTAGTTGATTTTTTTAGTGATAAGGGGGATTATAAATTAGCGTCTTATTTAGAAGAAGCATATAAAGCGCCAATACCTAATGGGTATCAAAAAGAACTTAAAGACGCCGATCAAAAAGTAAATCTATTATATAATACTATAGAAGGTTACGCTTTAAGAATATTCCCGCTTCCAAATAACGAAAACAATAAATGGATCTCTCCAACAGAATATAGGAGAGACGGCTATCAAGAACAAGTAAACGATTCGTTATACGGAAACTTTATTAATAGCGGATTTAGCGCTTATCTTTTTACACTTAACAAAGCCAAGCAAACAAAAGACTTTAAAAAAGCCGAAGAATTGCTAGAAGCCTTTAAAAAAACACAACATAAATATGGTAGCGAGGTTATGTTGTCTGATAAAAAGATAAATACTGAAATACTTTACAATAAGTACGATATTTTTAAAAACTTATTTAGTTGGTATATGTACGCTGCTACTTTAATGTTTATACTTATTATCATACAAATTTTTAATGATAAGAGTAAAGTATTACCAGTAATAGTTAATGTATTTACAGGGATTATTCTTTTACTTTTTGTATTACATACTGTTGGTTTAATAGCAAGGTGGTACGTTTCTGGTCATGCCCCATGGAGCGATGCATACGAATCTATGATTTATGTCGCTTGGGCAACTATGCTATTTGGATTAATATTTGGTAGAAAAAGTAACTTAACCATAGCATCTACAGCTTTTGTAACCTCAATGATTTTAATGATAGCCCATTGGAATTGGATGGATCCTTCCATTGCAAATTTACAACCTGTATTAGATAGCTATTGGTTAATGATTCATGTAGCGGTTATTGTAGCAAGTTATGGACCATTTACATTGGGTATGATTTTAGGTGTTGTATCATTATTATTAATGATTTTTACAACAAAAGACAATAAGAAGAAAATGAAACTCAATATCCAAGAGTTAACCATTATAAATGAAATGGCATTAACCGTAGGTCTTGTCATGTTAACCATAGGAAACTTTTTAGGTGGTATGTGGGCTAACGAAAGTTGGGGGCGTTATTGGGGTTGGGACCCTAAAGAAACTTGGGCTTTAATTAGTATTATGGTTTATGCCTTTGTAATTCACATGCGTTTGGTGCCAGGATTACGCAGTAGATTTGGGTTTAACCTAGCATCAATAATAGCATTTGCTAGTATCATGATGACGTATTTTGGCGTTAATTTTTATTTAGCGGGATTACATTCTTATGCTAGTGGCGATCAAATAATAAGTTTGAAATTTATTGGA carries:
- a CDS encoding geranylgeranylglycerol-phosphate geranylgeranyltransferase, with the protein product MAILKLIRWKNLGLIALSQILVKYALLEPFGVATALNGFHFTILVLASVCIAAAGNIINDIYDVDTDLINNPDTVLIGKSISEKLAYNLFFACNIIGVLLGYYVATAIGKDVFFGLFVFVSASLYFYASYLKQVLLASNILISILVALSLIIVGVFDLLPEITPQNQDTQSTFFKIILDYAMFAFFINLIREIVKDIEDIDGDYKSGMNTLPIAIGRERAIKIAFIISLLPIISIIYYTATYLYHQIIAVIYFLLFVIAPLIYISIKLFSAETKKQLHYISQLLKLVMFLGLLSLLLYPFILK
- a CDS encoding HAD-IIIA family hydrolase, with the translated sequence MEDKSYKEYLEHITTFIFDVDGVLTDGTITITTNGEMLRTMNIKDGYAIKTALQAGFNVCIISGGTNEGVRKRLRGLGVTDIYLGAHNKIEQLDEYLDIYNIKAENVLYMGDDVPDYPVMKLIGLPCCPQDAVPEIKGISKYVSHKNGGKGAVRDVIEQVLKVQEKWNSNFDAKYD
- a CDS encoding Rossmann-like and DUF2520 domain-containing protein — protein: MISICIIGAGNVATHLYKAFTQSNQLQVKQWYNRNLSKVSTYKNEVNITDNIEQLAEADIYIMAISDDAIKKVSSNLPFENRLVVHTSGSAGIHDLDKKLRRGVFYPLQTFSKNVEMDFKQVPICIETIDKQDIDTLKTITEAIGSKWYRINTEQRQTLHLSAVFVNNFTNQLYRIAHEISDAKSIDFDILKPLIMETAKKVQTVSPYMAQTGPAVRRDKKTIKRHLKQLENSKHKDIYELLTASIKHTHGR
- a CDS encoding group III truncated hemoglobin codes for the protein MKKKDIKNRDDIKLLVSSFYDKIRAHAILAPFFENAITDWEAHIEKLTDFWEASLFLKTKFYGNPLQAHIEVDRNNNHSITQEHFGLWLNLWINTIDTLYKGDYAENAKSKARKMASFMYINIFSARK
- the ccsA gene encoding cytochrome c biogenesis protein CcsA encodes the protein MLKKLTKTLFSTRLTAVLFIVFAAAMAIGTFMDAGEETSPTAYSRNMIYNTWWFETIMVMFVINFIGNIKRYRLLRKEMWATLILHLSFILIIVGAGVTRYIGFEGMMGIREGATENTFLSRETYITAYIDGDYEINGVAQRLPREWPVDFSYRLENDFKETAVYNNQPVTFELERFIQGAELDVVPSEDGEEYLKIVEAGGGAPHNHFLQSGKEQLIHNVIFTLNKPIEGAVNITNQDGKLSIESPFDGEYMTMATMTTGTLVKDSIQPLILRSRYIIGDMQMVFPKPVVKGQFEAVKKSRLLKGDEDGVVLKITSEGETKQVHLLGGQGHSNPFEQVSIAGLDIAVKYGSKTRELPFSIKLNDFIAERYPGTENSYSSFASEVTVLDQQEGDFDYRIFMNHILDHRGYRFFQASFDPDEKGTRLSVNHDFWGTWITYIGYALLYLGLLAILFDKNTRFGELKRLLKKVKNKKNALSVITLLFFATSFAQTEATQTNHIHNQPTKAEIDSIIHANITPKEHADKFAHLVIQDAGGRMMPVNTFASEMLRKLSKHNTYNDLDANQVFLSIHESPMLWYNVPIIYLKPKKSDSLKQLIGVPKEQDYVSLVDFFSDKGDYKLASYLEEAYKAPIPNGYQKELKDADQKVNLLYNTIEGYALRIFPLPNNENNKWISPTEYRRDGYQEQVNDSLYGNFINSGFSAYLFTLNKAKQTKDFKKAEELLEAFKKTQHKYGSEVMLSDKKINTEILYNKYDIFKNLFSWYMYAATLMFILIIIQIFNDKSKVLPVIVNVFTGIILLLFVLHTVGLIARWYVSGHAPWSDAYESMIYVAWATMLFGLIFGRKSNLTIASTAFVTSMILMIAHWNWMDPSIANLQPVLDSYWLMIHVAVIVASYGPFTLGMILGVVSLLLMIFTTKDNKKKMKLNIQELTIINEMALTVGLVMLTIGNFLGGMWANESWGRYWGWDPKETWALISIMVYAFVIHMRLVPGLRSRFGFNLASIIAFASIMMTYFGVNFYLAGLHSYASGDQIISLKFIGIACAVVAVLAILAYRNYAKFYKK